A DNA window from Sordaria macrospora chromosome 4, complete sequence contains the following coding sequences:
- a CDS encoding 60S ribosomal protein eL43, translated as MSKRTKKVGISGKYGTRYGASLRKLVKKQEVSQHARYTCTFCGKNTVRRSSVGIWSCKACKKTMAGGAYTVSTPAAAAMRSTLRRLREITEV; from the exons ATGTCCAAGCGCACTAAGAAGGTCGGCATCTCCGGCAAG TACGGTACTAG ATACGGTGCTTCGCTCCGTAAGCTGGTCAAGA AGCAGGAAGTGTCCCAGCACGCCCGCTACACTTGCACCTTCTGCGGCAAGAACACTGTCCGTCGCTCCTCCGTCGGCATCTGGTCTTGCAAGGCCTGCAAGAAGACCATGGCTGGTGGCGCTTACACCGTCTC CACccccgctgccgctgccatgCGCTCCAccctccgccgtctccgTGAGATCACTGAGGTTTAA